ATCATGCCGCCGTTTTTTAGCATTTTGTTCTGTAAATCTCTCCAATGAAATCCAATCTTCACCAGTAACGAATGGTGGAAGCGTACTTTGGTGAGAAAGCAATTGCTTCAAAGTGGTTTTTCTATAAGCTTTTTGAATATTTGAAAGGAATGATGGAAAAATATCTGCTATGGTGGAATTCCATTGAAGTAAGCCTTTTTCAACTAATATGCCTGCCAAAAAGCCTGTCATTGCTTTGCTGCAAGAACCCAAGTGCATCTTACAATCAGTATCTATCCTCACCCGTTCTCCCAACTTCACAATACCCGCAACAGCCAAATTTAAGGTCGTATCGCTTGATATAAAGGCAACGCTAACACCTGGAATGGGGTATTTTTCTATAGTGTTTTCTAAATACACTTGCAAACTATCGTTGTTGATTTTCACCTCAACCTTGCTTTGTGAGTGCATCAGTTGAGTACTCAATAGCATAAAAACGAATAGGAAGGTGTATGTCAAGTTTGAAAATTTTGATCCACAAATAAATAATAAACAAAGATTTGTGTTAGTTGTTCCTGCAAAAATGAAAAAAGCCACAGATGGTGTGTGAACAATGTTTCCACATTCTTTTTTTAACCACACAGTGAAATTTTCAAATTAGTTCAGACCTGTGCCTTTAAAAAATAAATACTATTTCTTGTATTGGCGTAGGTACTTTTGACTGTTCTTTTTCCCCGAGAAATTGGGATTTCGCATTCGCTCAACTTGATAAAAAGAACCAAAAATCAAGAAGGGTCAAATCCCTGTTTCATGCTCCAAGAACTTGGCAAAAACTTAAAGGCACAGATAGAATTTGTTCAGACCTATACCTGTGAGTGTTGAGGTTGAATTTGTCTTTTCTTTATACCACTCTCTCAGGATAATCCACCCCCAACCTCACCCCAACATAGCGCTGTTCCGCCTCATTCATTTTGTAGGGTTCATGCACATAAGTCGTAGGCAATTTTTGAAGTTCAGGACACCATGTTTTCACATAGTCGCCATTTGGGTCGTAGCGTTTGGCTTGTGTTAGCATGTTGAAGTAGCGGTTTGGGCGAGGGTCGTTGCCAATGCCTGCTACATAGTTCCAATTGCCGTAATTACTACAAGGGTCGTAGTCAATAAGTTTAGACTCAAAATATTCTGCTCCCATTCGCCAATCTAAACCCAAATCTTTCACCAAAAAACTCGCCACATTTTGCCGCCCACGATTTGACATAAAACCCGTTGCAGTCAATTCCCGCATATTTGCATCCACAAACGGAATACCCGTTTGCCCTTTACGCCATTTTTCAAACAATTCAAAATCTTGTTTCCTCTTCAAATTCACCCGCTTCAAACCCCTTTTTTTGAAAATATCACTTTCGTATTTCATCGCCACAAAGCGAAAATAATCCCGCCAAGCCAGTTCAAAAAAGAGCCAATAAGTGGACTTATTTTCTTCAATTTCAGATTCGTATCGCTTCAATTCTTCAAAAATACTTCGAGGTGAAATGCAGCCATTGGCGAGCCAGGGCGAAAATTTGGAGGAATAATCTCCGCCCAACATACCGTTTCTAGTTTCCTTGTAAATGCTCAACTGTTTGCTTTCCCAAAAATAATACTTCAATCGCAGCCATGCCTGTGTTTCACCTCCTTTGAAAGGCAAAACGGCTCGTTTATCATTTTCAGGTGACTGCAAACCCAAATCTTGCAGAGTAGGCAAGTCACCAGAATTGATATCGGGCAGCAAATTGATTTTTTCGGGAATGGGAAAAGTCGGACGAATCTCCATTTTTCGCTCCATTTTTTGGCGAAAATTGGTGAATACATCGGGGAGTTCGTCAATCGCAAAGGGCAAATCATCGTAGTGAAAAAGCGTGCTGCCCCAAAAAAAGCGCATCGGTATGCCCTCACTTTGCAGGTGACGCTCCAAAGCATCTTCCACTCCAATTTCTTCA
The Chitinophagales bacterium genome window above contains:
- a CDS encoding DASH family cryptochrome encodes the protein MPSNTIIVWFRNDLRIRDNEALYKAVQEAEHVLPIYCIDPRLFGKTEHFGLPKTGDFRAKFLLQSLRDLQYALRDLGGDLIIRSGEPEAVVFALAKYHNVKAVYCHQEATDEEIGVEDALERHLQSEGIPMRFFWGSTLFHYDDLPFAIDELPDVFTNFRQKMERKMEIRPTFPIPEKINLLPDINSGDLPTLQDLGLQSPENDKRAVLPFKGGETQAWLRLKYYFWESKQLSIYKETRNGMLGGDYSSKFSPWLANGCISPRSIFEELKRYESEIEENKSTYWLFFELAWRDYFRFVAMKYESDIFKKRGLKRVNLKRKQDFELFEKWRKGQTGIPFVDANMRELTATGFMSNRGRQNVASFLVKDLGLDWRMGAEYFESKLIDYDPCSNYGNWNYVAGIGNDPRPNRYFNMLTQAKRYDPNGDYVKTWCPELQKLPTTYVHEPYKMNEAEQRYVGVRLGVDYPERVV